One part of the bacterium genome encodes these proteins:
- a CDS encoding Rne/Rng family ribonuclease, with the protein MKKEIIINSTAAETRIAIVEDERLVEIFVERPEKERMVGDIYKGRVAKVLPGMKAAFVNVGMKQDSFLHFSDIGDNTHEYAALADDDESDEFEQTPAKQTAHQKVIHNHDSHGRFLRTGQEILVQIIKEPIYNKGARVTSEISIPGRFTVLIPNDPSEMIGISRKIINVPERKRLKKLTREIKPPGFGVIVRTNAEGKDEEVLNNDIRNCLNTWHDIDRKAKSVPAPNLVYKDMEMVSSVIRDLFSNDVTRVLIDDKNLHRAIYNYISTTSPQLLDRIELYKERRPIFDLYNIEQDIQQSIEKKVMLKNGGYIIIEHTEALVSVDVNSGRFMGRGSYEENSMAVNMIAAREITRQLRLRDIGGLIVIDFIDLHDDRNKRKLYEEMKRELRKDRAKFSILPMDEYGLIELTRERIRPSIMFSLSEPCPACSGTGRVGNRTTLFNKIDRWMRRYKQKHKFFSRLEIIVHPDVIDLIELKAQKLRWKYFIFATVTGEEEMRLDEFHVINSKGDDITETHTA; encoded by the coding sequence ATGAAGAAGGAAATTATTATCAATTCTACGGCGGCGGAGACTCGAATCGCCATCGTAGAAGACGAGCGACTGGTCGAAATTTTTGTCGAACGCCCCGAAAAAGAGCGCATGGTGGGCGATATTTATAAAGGCCGCGTCGCTAAGGTGCTCCCAGGAATGAAAGCCGCTTTTGTCAACGTAGGAATGAAACAAGACTCGTTCCTTCACTTCTCCGATATCGGCGATAATACCCACGAATACGCTGCGCTGGCCGACGACGACGAAAGCGATGAATTCGAGCAAACTCCAGCCAAACAAACAGCTCACCAAAAAGTCATTCATAATCATGACAGCCACGGGCGATTTTTACGCACCGGCCAGGAAATCCTTGTACAGATCATCAAAGAGCCTATTTATAACAAAGGCGCCCGCGTTACTTCCGAAATTTCCATTCCTGGACGTTTTACGGTTCTGATCCCCAACGATCCATCCGAAATGATCGGCATTTCTCGGAAAATTATCAATGTACCCGAACGAAAACGCCTGAAAAAACTTACGCGCGAAATCAAACCGCCGGGTTTCGGTGTGATCGTACGCACCAATGCCGAAGGCAAAGATGAAGAAGTTCTCAACAATGACATCCGTAATTGCCTCAACACGTGGCACGATATCGATCGCAAAGCTAAAAGTGTTCCGGCGCCCAATTTGGTCTATAAAGATATGGAAATGGTTTCCAGCGTCATCCGCGACCTCTTCTCCAATGACGTCACGCGTGTTTTGATCGATGACAAAAATTTACATCGTGCCATTTATAATTATATCTCTACGACGTCGCCGCAATTGCTCGACCGGATTGAATTATACAAAGAACGCCGGCCAATTTTCGATCTTTATAATATCGAACAGGATATTCAGCAAAGCATCGAAAAGAAAGTCATGCTCAAGAACGGTGGATATATTATCATCGAGCACACGGAAGCGCTTGTGTCCGTCGACGTCAATAGCGGCCGGTTTATGGGACGTGGATCGTATGAAGAAAACTCCATGGCGGTCAATATGATCGCCGCACGCGAAATCACGCGGCAATTGCGCCTTCGGGATATCGGCGGGTTGATCGTCATCGATTTTATCGATTTACATGACGACCGAAATAAACGGAAACTGTACGAAGAAATGAAACGCGAATTGCGCAAAGACCGCGCTAAATTTTCAATTCTGCCTATGGATGAATACGGTCTGATCGAATTGACCCGCGAACGCATCCGCCCGAGCATCATGTTTTCGCTTAGTGAGCCTTGTCCAGCTTGTTCAGGCACCGGACGCGTCGGGAATCGTACAACTCTGTTCAATAAAATTGATCGTTGGATGAGACGTTATAAGCAGAAACATAAGTTTTTCTCACGCCTTGAAATCATCGTTCATCCCGATGTGATCGATTTGATCGAGCTCAAAGCGCAGAAATTACGCTGGAAGTATTTTATATTTGCAACGGTCACCGGTGAAGAAGAAATGCGATTGGATGAATTCCATGTCATCAATTCAAAAGGCGATGACATTACCGAAACGCATACGGCGTGA
- a CDS encoding radical SAM protein, translating to MFLHPTTIYGPVHSRRLGPSLGINLLPGKRKVCNFECIYCECGWTDTAIKDNLPTASEFGTSCENKLKSMKESGEILNYISFAGNGEPTMHPEFDTIIDMTLKLRRQYYPAARIAVFSNATRLHQPQIFNALKKIDDRILKLDAGTERMFQLIDMPDKGITLDSVIKNLSKLDGDVTIQTMFLRGEFRGAVIDNTTDHEIDAWIGRLKDIHPKMVMLYSLDRQPSAENLQKISKTELKVIEQKVIAAGIPAESF from the coding sequence ATGTTTCTCCATCCGACAACTATATACGGGCCTGTGCATTCCCGCCGATTAGGACCTTCATTGGGCATCAATTTGTTGCCGGGAAAGAGAAAGGTATGTAACTTCGAATGCATTTATTGTGAATGCGGATGGACCGACACAGCGATTAAAGACAACCTACCTACCGCATCAGAATTTGGAACCTCGTGCGAGAATAAATTAAAGTCGATGAAAGAATCCGGAGAAATATTGAATTATATTTCGTTTGCCGGTAATGGCGAACCGACCATGCATCCGGAATTTGATACGATCATCGATATGACATTGAAGCTTCGCCGGCAATATTATCCGGCAGCACGTATTGCTGTTTTTTCAAACGCGACGCGGTTACATCAGCCTCAGATATTTAATGCGCTAAAAAAAATTGACGACCGTATTCTAAAACTGGATGCAGGTACGGAAAGAATGTTTCAACTGATCGACATGCCCGATAAAGGAATTACTCTGGACTCTGTCATTAAGAATCTGTCAAAATTAGACGGCGATGTGACGATTCAAACGATGTTTTTGCGTGGCGAATTTCGCGGCGCTGTCATTGATAATACAACTGATCATGAGATTGACGCATGGATCGGACGGTTAAAAGATATCCATCCAAAAATGGTCATGCTATACAGCCTTGATCGGCAACCGTCCGCAGAGAATTTACAAAAAATATCCAAAACTGAACTGAAAGTTATTGAACAAAAAGTAATCGCTGCCGGTATCCCGGCAGAATCATTTTGA
- the folE2 gene encoding GTP cyclohydrolase FolE2: protein MEDTQSKSDFRKVAINKVGIKNIQYPIVVTNRRGIRHNTVGTFAMYVNLQHDQKGTHMSRFVEILNEYKGNINLQTVENIIDMMKEKLDAEQAFLHVRFPYFLEKEAPVTRSKSYMNYEVRLDCKTLRDTVDTILAIDVPVTTLCPCSKSISEYGAHNQRGLVTVCVRFHDHDSQHPMDIDDLIHLVEQTSSCEVFALLKREDEKYVTEQAYENPVFVEDLVRDIALSLSSEKRISWYSVEVTNFESIHNHDAYAYIERDKSNSLHVTTLESANVTSDSHS from the coding sequence ATGGAAGATACTCAATCAAAAAGTGACTTCCGAAAAGTTGCGATCAACAAAGTCGGTATAAAAAACATACAATACCCGATCGTGGTTACCAATCGCCGTGGCATTCGGCACAATACGGTCGGAACTTTTGCAATGTATGTCAATCTCCAGCATGATCAAAAAGGTACGCATATGAGCCGTTTCGTTGAAATTCTCAACGAATATAAAGGTAACATCAACCTGCAAACCGTCGAGAACATCATTGACATGATGAAAGAAAAGCTCGATGCGGAACAAGCCTTTCTACACGTGAGGTTTCCCTATTTTCTCGAAAAAGAAGCGCCGGTAACGCGCAGTAAAAGTTATATGAACTATGAGGTAAGACTGGACTGTAAAACTTTACGGGATACGGTTGATACCATTCTTGCGATTGATGTTCCGGTTACGACATTGTGCCCATGTTCGAAGTCGATCAGCGAATACGGTGCGCATAACCAACGCGGACTGGTGACGGTTTGTGTCCGTTTCCATGACCACGACTCGCAGCATCCAATGGACATCGACGATCTGATTCATTTGGTCGAACAAACTTCCAGCTGCGAAGTATTTGCCTTGCTTAAACGCGAAGACGAAAAATATGTCACTGAGCAAGCTTATGAAAACCCCGTCTTTGTGGAAGATCTGGTGCGCGATATTGCGCTGTCACTGTCTTCCGAAAAACGTATTTCGTGGTACAGTGTGGAAGTGACTAACTTCGAAAGCATTCATAATCATGACGCATACGCGTATATTGAACGCGATAAATCCAATTCGCTGCATGTCACGACGCTCGAATCAGCCAACGTGACCTCTGACTCGCACTCGTAA
- a CDS encoding M28 family peptidase, producing the protein MPYRTLILIVFFMQLNSVTSCDLFKSKPVFDGDSAMRYLEKQCSFGPRNPGSEGHQQCLEYLTEELKKYCDNVSQQHFSYTDKRDTARKFQGTNLIASINLHPKSKKRILLCAHWDTRPWADKDPLKENHDKPILGANDGASGVAVLLEMARILKQQPPDVGIDIILFDIEDYGEHNAELYPDSLNPYCIGSQYFAKNNKNYFPTYGILIDMIGSKSLDLPIEGFSYQNAKEIVNKVWDAAKKLEKPSFRKSIEQSIYDDHVPLQQIGIPCIDIIDMSYFDTFHHTLADTPDKCSAESLKQVGDVLVEVLYNE; encoded by the coding sequence ATGCCGTATCGAACACTTATCCTCATTGTCTTTTTTATGCAGTTAAATTCAGTTACATCGTGCGATTTATTCAAATCCAAACCGGTATTCGACGGTGATTCCGCTATGCGGTATCTCGAGAAACAATGTTCATTCGGTCCCCGAAACCCCGGTTCTGAAGGCCATCAACAATGTTTAGAATACCTTACAGAAGAATTGAAAAAATATTGCGATAATGTATCGCAACAACATTTTTCGTATACCGATAAACGCGATACGGCTAGGAAGTTTCAAGGAACAAACCTGATCGCTTCAATCAATCTTCATCCAAAATCAAAAAAAAGAATCCTGTTGTGCGCACACTGGGATACGCGTCCGTGGGCCGATAAGGATCCGTTAAAAGAAAATCACGATAAACCGATTCTTGGAGCCAATGACGGTGCGTCTGGCGTGGCGGTGTTACTAGAAATGGCTCGTATTCTCAAACAACAACCGCCGGACGTAGGCATTGACATTATTTTGTTCGATATCGAAGATTATGGTGAACATAATGCCGAACTTTATCCTGATAGTCTGAATCCTTACTGCATTGGTTCACAATATTTCGCCAAAAATAACAAAAATTACTTTCCTACTTATGGTATTTTAATCGATATGATCGGCTCCAAAAGCCTCGACCTTCCTATCGAAGGTTTTTCCTACCAAAATGCCAAAGAAATTGTCAATAAAGTCTGGGACGCCGCGAAAAAACTTGAAAAACCTTCTTTCAGAAAAAGTATCGAGCAAAGTATTTACGACGATCATGTCCCTCTTCAACAAATCGGCATTCCGTGTATTGATATTATCGATATGAGCTATTTCGATACTTTTCATCATACATTGGCCGATACGCCCGATAAATGCAGCGCCGAAAGCCTGAAACAAGTCGGTGACGTACTCGTGGAGGTTTTGTATAATGAATGA
- a CDS encoding enoyl-CoA hydratase/isomerase family protein: MSYEHFLFEKQNRIAAITINRPPMNVLHIPAISELNQILDEVIKDNAIHFVLFKGAGEKAFSAGVDIKDHTLDKVESMIKSFHQIFRTLYRSSKLSVASVHGYCLGGGMELATFCDIVIAADNAVFGQPEIKVGCYPPVAAALLPRLIGAKRSFEIAMLGETFSAQHALTMGLVNQVVPYDQLQKTTDEWIAKLSKMSGSVLHHTKRALLAGIEQSFEAALDKAENIYLNDLIRTDDLTEGVQAFMEKRNPSWKHR, from the coding sequence ATGTCTTACGAACATTTCCTTTTTGAAAAACAAAATCGGATCGCAGCGATTACCATCAATCGCCCGCCGATGAACGTGCTGCATATTCCTGCTATTTCAGAACTCAATCAGATTCTGGATGAAGTGATCAAAGACAATGCTATTCATTTTGTTTTGTTCAAGGGGGCCGGAGAGAAAGCATTTTCTGCCGGCGTCGACATCAAAGATCATACTTTGGATAAAGTCGAAAGTATGATCAAAAGCTTTCATCAAATTTTTCGTACGCTATATCGATCATCAAAACTTTCAGTCGCATCGGTCCACGGATACTGTCTGGGCGGCGGAATGGAGTTGGCGACGTTTTGCGATATCGTTATAGCGGCTGATAATGCTGTCTTCGGTCAACCGGAAATCAAGGTTGGTTGTTATCCACCAGTAGCGGCAGCTTTATTGCCACGGCTTATCGGCGCCAAACGTTCGTTCGAAATCGCCATGCTTGGTGAAACTTTTTCGGCACAACATGCATTGACAATGGGATTGGTCAATCAAGTCGTTCCGTATGACCAGCTTCAAAAAACAACAGACGAATGGATTGCAAAATTATCTAAGATGAGCGGTTCCGTATTGCATCATACAAAACGCGCTTTATTAGCCGGAATTGAACAATCGTTCGAGGCCGCTTTGGATAAAGCGGAAAATATTTATCTCAACGACCTTATTCGAACCGATGATCTTACTGAAGGTGTGCAAGCATTTATGGAAAAACGCAATCCTTCATGGAAACATCGCTAG